The Cyanobacteria bacterium QS_8_64_29 DNA segment CCGTCGATGGCGCCTTTGGGCAGATAGGCCAGCTCGCGCACTGGGGTCACCATGGGGTCCTGAGTCACTTTGTAGGGCAGGCGACCCAGGGCTTCGTTGTCGTAGTTGAGCTCGTGCCGGTCGTAGGTCGAGAGCTCGTACTCTTCAGTCATGGAGAGGCAGTTGGTCGGGCAGTACTCGACGCAGTTGCCGCAGAAGATGCAGACCCCAAAGTCAATGCTGTAGTGGTTGAGCTTTTTCTTTTTCGCTGTTTTGTCGAACTCCCAATCCACCACCGGCAAGTTGATGGGGCAAACGCGAACGCAGACCTCGCACGAGATGCACTTATCGAACTCGAAGTGAATGCGCCCGCGATAGCGCTCCGCGGGAATAACCTTTTCGTAGGGATATTGCACGGTCACCGGCCGCCGGTTGAGGTGGTCGAAGGTGACCGAGAGGCCCTGGCCGATGTATTTGGCTGCGCGGAAGGTTTCTTGCGCGTAGTTGCCGACTTGGCGTAGAAACTCGAACATGGCGTTATCCGGATGGGGGGGCAACAGCAAACGGTGGGGTCCCTCACTCCTGCTAGCCGCCAAAGTAAGCCGGGAAGGCAAGCTTGAGTCCGGCCGTTAGCAACAGATTGACTAGCGAAACGGGGAGCAAGAATTTCCAGCCCAAATCGAGCAGCTGGTCGATGCGGATGCGCGGCACCGTCCAGCGCACCAGAACGGCCAAAAAGATCAGCAGGAAGGCCTTGAGCAGCGTCATCGCGATGCCCAACGACGCCGTTAGCACCTGCAGCCAAGGCGCGGTTTCGCTCACGCCCAGCCAATTGGCGAGCTGACTCAGCGGAACGATGAACTCCCAGCCGCCCAAGTACAGCACGGCAAACAGCAACCCCGACAGGATGAGGTTGACGTAGGAGCCCAAAAAGAGCAAGCCAAATTTCATACCCGAGTACTCGGTCTGATAGCCGGCAACGAGCTCTTCCTCGGCCTCGGGCAAGTCAAAGGGCAGGCGCTCGCACTCGGCCAGCGCTGCCACCCAAAACACCACTAGCCCGATGGGTTGGCGCCACAGGTTCCAGCTCAAGATACCGTAGCCAGCTTGCTGCTCGACAATATCGACCGTGCTAGCGCTGTTGGCCATCATGACAACGGCCAAGACAGCCAGCGCCAGCGGGATTTCGTAGCTGATCGACTGCGCGGCTGCCCGCAACCCACCCAGCAGCGAGTACTTGTTATTAGAGGCATAGCCGCACATCAGCAGCCCGATGGGGACCACACTCGAGACCACTATCCAAATAAAGATCCCCAATGTTAGATCCGAGATAATCAGGTCCTGCCCGAAGGGCACGATCAAGTAAGACACGAACGCAGGGATGACGACCAGCGCCGGTCCGAGGGTAAACAACGCCCGATCGGTGCGCGCCGTCAGGCTGTCTTCTTTAAATACCAACTTCAGGCCGTCGGCCACGGGCTGGAGGATGCCCAGTGGCCCGGTGTATTCGGGGCCGATGCGCTGCTGGGCGGCTGCCGAGACCTTGCGCTCGAGCCAAACGGCAACCAGCACCCCCAACGTCGCGCCGATAATCATCAGCAGCATGGGGAAGGGCATCCAGAGGGCTTTGGCCGCACCGGCCGGGATGCCCAGCTCCCGGGCGGACTCGATAAAGTTGGCTTGGAGGTCGATTCCTGAACTCATGGGATTGCATGCAGGGGACGAACGGCGCCGCCGCCGGCGCGCGCAACAATTTTTAACGTCCGAGCCGCCACCCAGTATACCGTCCTGTGGGGCTGCCGCCTAGCGCTGGTGAAGCGGCACGTAGGGAGCCTCGCGCGCGCCGGTGTAGATCTGGGTGGGGCGAAAGATGCGATTCTCGGACAGTTGCTCGCGCCAGTGCGCCAGCCAGCCCGCCACGCGCGCGATCGCAAACACAGGGGTAAACAAATCGGTCGGGATGCCCAACTTGCGATAGACCAACCCTGAGTAAAAATCGACGTTGGCGTGGATGCCCTTATCGCCCAGCTTTTCTGAGACCACTCGCTCCAGCTCGACGGCCACATCGTAGTACTTGTCGCGCCCTTTGGCCTCGAACAGCTGCTCGGCCAGATCCTGCAGGATCCGGGCGCGCGGATCCTTGACTTTGTAAACGCGGTGCCCGAATCCCATGATGCGAGTCTTGCGGGCGATGCATTCCTCGACGTAAGGGCGCACGTTGGCCTCAGAGCCAATGTCGGCCAAAACGGCCATGACCTGCTCGCTGGCGCCGCCGTGGAGCGGCCCGGCCAGCGTCCCCACCGCCGAGGCAACGACGGCGTAGGGATCGGTGAGGGTAGAGGCGGTCACCATGGCCGAGAAGGTGGAGGCATTGATGGTGTGCTCGGCATGGAGCATCAGGCAGGTATCGAAAACCTGGGCGGCCAGCGAATCCGGCTCGCGCTCGGTCAGCATGTAGAGAAAGTTGCTCGCATACCCCAGCTGGGGGTGCGGCTGCACCGGATCGTCACCGTGGCGCATTAGTTGCAGAGCGGCGACGGCGGTCGGAATTTTGGCTAGCAACCGAACCACCGCTTCGCGGATGTAGGCCGGATCGTCGGTGGCCCGCCGCGAGTAGAACAGGCCCAGCGAGGCTGCCAGCGTCTGCAGTGCATCCATGGGATGGCCCGTATCGGGAAAGCATTTCATCATGTCCCGAATTTGGTACTTGAGGCGCTGCTGCTGGCGGATTTCGTGCTGGAACTGCGCCAGCTCCTCGGCATTGGGAAGCCAGCCCCAGATCAGCAGGTAAGCGGTCTCTAAAAACGCGCTGTGGCGCGCGAGCGCCTCAATGGGGATGCCGCGATACTCCAGAATGCCGCGCTGGCCGTCGAGGTAGCTAATTTGGGAATGCGCTGCCGGGACCCCGTCCAAACCGGGCCGGTACTCGCCGCTGGTCATGGCATGCCCCATCGGTGCCGCTTTTGCTCTGCGCCCAACTTACCGCATGCCGGGCGGGCTGCAGGCGGCCGCTGGTGCAATCGCTGTCAAGCCAGCACCCACTTGGGCGGTGCCAGCAGAAACAGTGTCCCTTGCCCCATAGGCGTTGCGCTGTCGGGTAGTTGAATGCCGATCGTCCCGGCCTTTTTAACGGTCAGCTTTTGTCGGTCGCCGCCCCAAACCAAGGCCTCGGCCCACGCGCCCAGATCGGGCTGGTGCCCCACGAGCGCGAGGTAGGGCGTTTGCGCCTCGCTCAGCCACTGCTGCCACCAGTCCGTCCAGGCAGCTAGCTCGCCGCCGGGCGCCAGCGGGTCGCACGGCTCGATGCGATCACTCAAGCCAGCTGCCTGCAACAGCTCAGCCGTTTCCCGAGCGCGCACCAGCGGACTGGTCCAGATGCGATCGAAGGCCAGCCCGGTTCCGGCGAGCCGCTGCGCGACAGCGCGGGTGCGTTGCCGTCCCTGCTCGGTCAGGGGGCGATCGGCGTCGTTGGCGTAGGCCCGGGCCTCGGCGGCAATGCCGTGGCGGATCAGGTACAGCTCCATGGGGCCGTGCCCTCAATCCGTTTGGATGACGTCTTCATCCGGGTTGACCAACCGCAGCAGCTTTTGCTTGATCTGCGTATCGAAGACTTCCCACTTGAGCTTGGCGTATTTGGGGTGCTCGTTGAAGCCGTAGAGAAACCCGAGCGGTACCTCAAAGCCACCTGCGTTGTAGCGGCCGCCGCCGAAGTAGCGACCCTGGGCGTCCTTGCCAAAGGCCTCTTTGATGAATTCGTCGGGATCGAGGGTGATTTTGTTGGTCCGCAGCGAGCCAATGACCACCTCGAGTTCTTCTTCCTCGTTGTGGACGATGCCGTAGACCACCGCCGTATGGACGTTTTCTTCAGTCACGAGGAAATCCGAGGACTGGGGAATGGCATCGCGGTCGTCGTAGCGCAGGTAGCCCACCCCGGCAATGGAGTAGCTGTTGCGCACGATGCGGTTTTTGAGCGATCGCTCGATGACGTCCATGACGCGCTTGGAGCGCGCCGAGTGGACCACAGCGCTCAGTAGCTGCGGATCGTAGAAGCGGCTCAGGTAGGCGGCAGCCTGAAAGTCCTCCGCCTGGGCCTGCAGCAGCCGATTGGTATCGGAGCGCAAGCCGTGCATGAGCGCGGTCGCGCACTTAACGTGCTTGTTATTGCTGGCGTTGAGCTGCAGCATCCCCGCCTGGATGTACTGGGTCAGCATCGTGGCGGTCGCGCGGGTTTGGACGCGCAGATCGAACAGCTCGGCCTCGAGATCGCCCTGGTTGGTGTGGTGGTCGATGACGATAAAAATGGGCAGCTGGGCTTGCTGCACCATGGGCATCAGCTGGCTGGTGGTGCCCTGATTGTCGATCAGCACGCAGCCGTGATAGACGGAGAGGTCGCGGTCTTTGAGGCTGTGCACGCTCCAGCGCTTGGCCGGCAAGCCGGTCAGTTTGACCAGGGCAATGTTTTCCTGGTGCGAGAGAATCCCGGCGTAAACGATGTCAGCCTGGATGTCGTACTGCTGGGCGATGAGCTGGTAGGCCCACGCGCTCGAGAGCGCGTCCGGATCGGGAAAATCCTGGATCAGTACGATGTGGCGCTCGCTGCGGTGCCGCTCGAGCGTTTGCCTGAGCGACTCGACCGCTTGGTCCAGGGGCGGATCGGCTTCCTGGGGCTGCACGCGGGTGCTGGTACCGTTGCCTTCCTCCGGCTTGGCAGCCTCGATCTCGGAAGGAGCATCGGCACCGGCAAGCGAGTTGTCTTGGGAACTGAGCGAATGCATCGTCGACTCCCGGGCGCGATTCGCCTGGCTGCCAGCAGCCGGCAAGTCAGGCCTGCCTGCAGGCTAGCATTGGCGCTGGGGGCAAGGCAGGGGCTCACACGTTAAGACCGATGACATACTTGCGCCACTCGTGATTGCGGTTGCCTTGCAAGTGCCGCGCTAGCTCGAAATACAGGCTGCTGTAGGGCCGTCGGGGCGGGCGCTTGAGCTCCATGCTGGCCTCTTGCGGCGTGCGGCTTCCCTTGCGGACGTTGCAGCGGATGCAGGCTGTGACCAAGTTGTCCCAGCGGTCCGTACCGCCTTGGGCGCGCGGAACAACGTGATCGAGGGTGAGCCGATCGCCTTTGTAGTTGCAATACTGGCAAGTCCGGGCATCCCGCTCCAGAATGTTGCGGCGCGTCAGCGGGATCTCTTTGTAAGGGACGCGGACGTAGTAGCGCAGCCGAATGACCGAGGGCAGGGGGAACTCGGGGCAGACGTGCGTTCCGGCGTGCTCCAAGCGCTCGGCCTTGCCTTTTAGCAGCAGTACGACAGCCCGCCGCCAGCTCGTCAAATTGAGCGGTTCGTAGGAGGCATTGAGTACCAGAACTTTGCCCATGGCCCCCCGATGGGTGGTTCAGGCAAGGCTGCCGCAGATGCTAGCACAGGGGGTCGCGCTGGCGACAGCGGCGCGGTTGACGCCTTAGCTGGGTTTGCTAAGTTCTAGGGCGGCCGCCGTTGCCTTGGGGCCGAATGGGCAATGGTGTGGTGTGTTGCCAGGAGTGAGGATCGTGCCCGAGGCTGAACCGTCTGCCCGCCCAGCAAGCCAGCTCCGAACGGTCAGCCCGAGCGCGGCAACCGGGTGCCACCGCGCTTGGGTGGAGGTGAGCTGCAGCGCAATCGCGGCTAACGTCCGGCAGCTGCGGGGGGTTTTGGCCCCGCAGACCGAGCTGGTCGCTGTAGTTAAAGCGGATGCCTACGGGCACGGTGCCGTCCGGGTTGCCCGCACGGCCCTGGCCGCCGGCGCCAGCCGGCTGGCTGTGGCGACCTTGCAGGAAGGCAAAGAACTGCGGCAGGCGGGCATTGACGCGCCCATTTTGCTACTGGGGGCTGCTAACGACCCAGGCGAGATCGCCGCGATCGCGGATTGGCAGCTGCAGCCGACGCTGGGGATGCCGCAGCAGGCGCTGACTGTCTCGGAGGTGATGGCGCAGCGCGGCGGCACGATCACGGTTCATCTCAAAATCGATACGGGCATGTCGCGCTTGGGAACCCTCTGGGAGCGCGCAGCCGAGTTCGTTCGGCTCGTGCGCCAACTGCCGCATCTCAAGATCGCCAGCCTCTACTCCCACCTGGCCACGGCCGACGATCCCGATCCCACGGTCATGCAGTGGCAGCAGCAGCGCTTTAGCGCCGCGATCGCCAGCTTGCAAGCCCACGGCATAGCCCTGCCGCCGCTGCATCTGGCTAACTCCGCCGCAACGCTGCGCGATCGCAGCTGCCACTACGACTGGGTGCGCGTGGGCTTGGCCCTGTACGGGCTCCATCCGGCGCCCCACTTGCGCTCTTGCCTCGCGCTGCAACCGGCGCTCCAGCTCAAAGCCAAAGTCACGCAAGTCAAAACCATTCCCGCCGGGGCCGGCGTCAGCTACGGCCACCAATTCGTTGCCGATCGCCCCATGCCCATTGCCGTGGTGGGCATCGGCTACGCTGATGGCGTGCCGCGGAACCTCTCCAACCGCCTGCAGGTACTGGCGCGCGGTCGCCGCCTGTCCCAAATCGGCGCCATTACCATGGACCAGCTCATGCTCGATGCCAGCGCCATCCCGGATCTGAGCCCGGGCGAGGTGGTAACGCTCATCGGCCAGGATGGGGAGGCTGCAATTGAGGCCACGTCCTGGGCGGAGGCGCTCGGTACTATCGACTGGGAGATCCTGTGCGGCTTCAAGCACCGCTTGCCGCGCATCGAGCGCGACTGAGCGGCTAAGCCCCAACGGGCGCGCGCGACGCTGCTTCGGCAATGACGCGCTCGTAGAGATCGCCCAGCTGCGCCGCCACGCCGCTCCAGCTAAAGCGATCCACCACGCGCTGGCGCGCGTTGGCCCCCAGCTGGCGCCGCCACTCGGGATTGCCCAAAACGCGATCAATGGCCTGGCTAAAAGCTTCCACAGCTTGGGGCGGCACGAGCAGCCCTGTTTCCTCGGGGACTACGGTGAATTGCAACCCCCCAACGTTGCTGCCCACCACGGGCGTACCGCTAGCCATGGCCTCGATGGGCACCAGCCCGAACGGTTCGTAGTGGCTGGGCACTACGCAAACGTCGGCAGCTGCGTAGTAAGCGGGCAATTCGGCATCGGGGACCCGGCCGGGAAACTGCGTGCAGTCGGCCAGGCCCAGCTCGCTCACCAAGTCCCCAATGCGCCGGCGCTCTTCACTGTCAGGTTTGTTGGGGTCTGCCCCGCCCGCCAAAATGAGCTGCAGCGGCGCGCCGCGAGCGCGCAGCTGCGACTGCGCCACGGCTCGCACCAGAGTTTCGATACCTTTGCGCCGATCAAAGCGCCCAATATAGAAGATGACGTAAGCTTCGGGCGCGATGCCCAAGCGTTCGCGCGCGGCTCGGTCGTCAATGGAGCCAAAGTGCTGGATGTCGGTGCCGCAGGGAATGACCTCAATGCTGCCGGCGCTCGAGACCAGCGCGCGCATGTGCGCCTGCTCCTGCGGGGTCGTGGCCACCACGCGATCGGCGGTCTCCAAGCACGCCTTCTCCACCTGCAAGCGCTGGCTGGCAATGGGTGGAACGTCCTCGACGGCCTGGTACTTGACTGACCCGAGCGAGTGGTAGGTGTGCACCAGGGGCAGCCCGTAGCGCTGCTTGAGGGCCAGCCCCACCCAGCCCGAGAGCCAGTAATTGCTGTGGATCAGCTCGTAGGCAATGCCTTGCGCGCGTGCAAAGGCTTGCAACTGCTGGAGGAAGTCCTCGCAATAGCCAAAGATGTCCTGGCGCGGTACGAATGCTTCCGGTCCAGCCTGCAAGCGGATCGTTCGGCAGTTGGGCTGGTGGGTTACGACCTCGGGTTGCTCGGGATCCGCTTTGCGCGAAAACATCTCCACTTGCCAGCCCTGCTGCGCCAGCGCTTCCCCCACTTGGCGCACGTAGACGTTTTGACCGCCCGCTTCTTCACCGCCAATGTCGACGGCCGGATCGCCGTGAACCGAGATCAAAGCTAGGTGGCGCCCGCCGGTTGCGTTCATAATCCCCTCATCTGGCCCATCAGGGCATCGCGCCGCTGCTTGCACCCTTGACGGTCGCGAGCCGCTCATTAGCTGCCCTGCAACAAACGGTAGCAGCTCTCCCAGAGGACAGCGAATTGGGTCGAGATGGCGGTTGGGCACGCGATCGCCCGACGGCTACGGCCATTGGAGTTCGCTTGGGCCGTGCGTTATGATTAACGGCGTCTTGCCTGGAGAGGTGGCTGAGCGGTCGAAAGCGGCAGATTGCTAATCTGTTGTACGGCTTAACGCCGTACCGAGGGTTCGAATCCCTCCCTCTCCGCTGATTGCCATTGCCGTTAAGTGTTGCCTGCTGGGTCGCTACAACCGCAGGCTAAGGAACCGTATGCGCTTACCTTCCCGACCCAACGACCGGTCCTGAGCGCCACGCTGGCAGCCACGGTTCTATCGAGTGGCGGCTCATCCTCAATGGGGTCGCAGGAGCTGCCCGATTTCTCGACTAGCGACGGCAGCGACACCCAGAGTTCGGGGCAAGCGCTCAAGATCGGGACGCTGCTGCCGGTTACTGGGGATCTGTCCTCAATCGGGCAGAACATGCCCAAAGCGGTCCGCATGGCCGTGGAGCGCGCCAACAGCTGCCAGGGGGTCAACGGCCAGCCCATTGAGCTGGTTACCGAGGACAGCCAGACCGATCCGGCGGCCGGCTCGGCTGCCGCGAGCAAGCTAGCCCAGGCCGACAGTGTCGATGCCATTGTCGGGGCCTTCTCCAGCGGCGTCTCCAGCGCCTCGGTCGATGTTGCCGTGCGCAACCAAGTCATGATGGTCTCGCCCGGCAGCACCAGCCCCACCTTTACCCAGCGCGCTCAAGAGGGGGATTTCAACGGCTTTTGGGCGCGCACGGCCCCGCCCGATACCTATCAAGCCCGCGCCCTGGCCAAGCTAGCCGACAAGCGCGGTTTCAAGCGCGTCTCAACCGCGGTTATCAACAACGATTACGGCGTGGGGTTCGAGCGCGAGTTTACCCAAGCCTTCGAACGCTTGGGCGGCACCATCGCCAATGGCAGCAATCCCGTTCGCTATCCGCTCAAGGCCGCCACGTTGGATAGCGAGGCGCAAGCGGCCTTTGGCAATGGCGATCCCGATGCGGTTATGGCAGCGGTCTATCAGGAGACTGGAAGCCTGCTGCTCAAAGCCGCCTACCAGCAGGGCCTGATGGAAAACACGCAGGTGCTGCTCACCGATGGGGTCAAATCCCAGGAGTTTGTCGAGCAAGTCGGCCAGACCCCCGGCGGCCGCCCCATTATTGCCGGGGCGCTGGGAACGGTGCCAGCCGCCAACGGTGATGCCCTCCAGGCCCTCGAATCCCGCTGGCAGGAGCAAACGGGCGATTCGCTGACGGCCTTCATTCCGCACACTTGGGACGCAACCGCCCTAATTGCCCTCGCTGCGCAAGCCGCCGGTGAGAGCTCAGGGCCGGCCATTAAAGACCGCATCCGCGATGTCGCCACGCCGCCCGGCCAAGCGGTTAGCGACCTGTGCCAGGAGCTGGAGCTGCTGCGGCAGGACCAATCAATCAACTACCAAGGGGCCAGCGGCAACGTCGACCTCAACGAGTACGGCAATGTCGTGGAGGTCTATGACGTGTGGCAGGTGCGAGAAGACGGCAGCATCGAAACGGTCGATCGCGTCGAGCCCCAACTG contains these protein-coding regions:
- a CDS encoding NAD(P)H-quinone oxidoreductase subunit I; the encoded protein is MFEFLRQVGNYAQETFRAAKYIGQGLSVTFDHLNRRPVTVQYPYEKVIPAERYRGRIHFEFDKCISCEVCVRVCPINLPVVDWEFDKTAKKKKLNHYSIDFGVCIFCGNCVEYCPTNCLSMTEEYELSTYDRHELNYDNEALGRLPYKVTQDPMVTPVRELAYLPKGAIDGHDMPAGTQRAGQRAEEILAQIQQEQAEAEPAEAANGQARDNA
- a CDS encoding NADH-quinone oxidoreductase subunit NuoH; this translates as MSSGIDLQANFIESARELGIPAGAAKALWMPFPMLLMIIGATLGVLVAVWLERKVSAAAQQRIGPEYTGPLGILQPVADGLKLVFKEDSLTARTDRALFTLGPALVVIPAFVSYLIVPFGQDLIISDLTLGIFIWIVVSSVVPIGLLMCGYASNNKYSLLGGLRAAAQSISYEIPLALAVLAVVMMANSASTVDIVEQQAGYGILSWNLWRQPIGLVVFWVAALAECERLPFDLPEAEEELVAGYQTEYSGMKFGLLFLGSYVNLILSGLLFAVLYLGGWEFIVPLSQLANWLGVSETAPWLQVLTASLGIAMTLLKAFLLIFLAVLVRWTVPRIRIDQLLDLGWKFLLPVSLVNLLLTAGLKLAFPAYFGG
- a CDS encoding citrate synthase (catalyzes the formation of citrate from acetyl-CoA and oxaloacetate), whose amino-acid sequence is MTSGEYRPGLDGVPAAHSQISYLDGQRGILEYRGIPIEALARHSAFLETAYLLIWGWLPNAEELAQFQHEIRQQQRLKYQIRDMMKCFPDTGHPMDALQTLAASLGLFYSRRATDDPAYIREAVVRLLAKIPTAVAALQLMRHGDDPVQPHPQLGYASNFLYMLTEREPDSLAAQVFDTCLMLHAEHTINASTFSAMVTASTLTDPYAVVASAVGTLAGPLHGGASEQVMAVLADIGSEANVRPYVEECIARKTRIMGFGHRVYKVKDPRARILQDLAEQLFEAKGRDKYYDVAVELERVVSEKLGDKGIHANVDFYSGLVYRKLGIPTDLFTPVFAIARVAGWLAHWREQLSENRIFRPTQIYTGAREAPYVPLHQR
- the sixA gene encoding phosphohistidine phosphatase SixA, producing MELYLIRHGIAAEARAYANDADRPLTEQGRQRTRAVAQRLAGTGLAFDRIWTSPLVRARETAELLQAAGLSDRIEPCDPLAPGGELAAWTDWWQQWLSEAQTPYLALVGHQPDLGAWAEALVWGGDRQKLTVKKAGTIGIQLPDSATPMGQGTLFLLAPPKWVLA
- a CDS encoding exopolyphosphatase-like protein, which translates into the protein MHSLSSQDNSLAGADAPSEIEAAKPEEGNGTSTRVQPQEADPPLDQAVESLRQTLERHRSERHIVLIQDFPDPDALSSAWAYQLIAQQYDIQADIVYAGILSHQENIALVKLTGLPAKRWSVHSLKDRDLSVYHGCVLIDNQGTTSQLMPMVQQAQLPIFIVIDHHTNQGDLEAELFDLRVQTRATATMLTQYIQAGMLQLNASNNKHVKCATALMHGLRSDTNRLLQAQAEDFQAAAYLSRFYDPQLLSAVVHSARSKRVMDVIERSLKNRIVRNSYSIAGVGYLRYDDRDAIPQSSDFLVTEENVHTAVVYGIVHNEEEELEVVIGSLRTNKITLDPDEFIKEAFGKDAQGRYFGGGRYNAGGFEVPLGFLYGFNEHPKYAKLKWEVFDTQIKQKLLRLVNPDEDVIQTD
- a CDS encoding HNH endonuclease, which codes for MGKVLVLNASYEPLNLTSWRRAVVLLLKGKAERLEHAGTHVCPEFPLPSVIRLRYYVRVPYKEIPLTRRNILERDARTCQYCNYKGDRLTLDHVVPRAQGGTDRWDNLVTACIRCNVRKGSRTPQEASMELKRPPRRPYSSLYFELARHLQGNRNHEWRKYVIGLNV
- a CDS encoding alanine racemase — its product is MRIVPEAEPSARPASQLRTVSPSAATGCHRAWVEVSCSAIAANVRQLRGVLAPQTELVAVVKADAYGHGAVRVARTALAAGASRLAVATLQEGKELRQAGIDAPILLLGAANDPGEIAAIADWQLQPTLGMPQQALTVSEVMAQRGGTITVHLKIDTGMSRLGTLWERAAEFVRLVRQLPHLKIASLYSHLATADDPDPTVMQWQQQRFSAAIASLQAHGIALPPLHLANSAATLRDRSCHYDWVRVGLALYGLHPAPHLRSCLALQPALQLKAKVTQVKTIPAGAGVSYGHQFVADRPMPIAVVGIGYADGVPRNLSNRLQVLARGRRLSQIGAITMDQLMLDASAIPDLSPGEVVTLIGQDGEAAIEATSWAEALGTIDWEILCGFKHRLPRIERD
- a CDS encoding glycoside hydrolase — its product is MNATGGRHLALISVHGDPAVDIGGEEAGGQNVYVRQVGEALAQQGWQVEMFSRKADPEQPEVVTHQPNCRTIRLQAGPEAFVPRQDIFGYCEDFLQQLQAFARAQGIAYELIHSNYWLSGWVGLALKQRYGLPLVHTYHSLGSVKYQAVEDVPPIASQRLQVEKACLETADRVVATTPQEQAHMRALVSSAGSIEVIPCGTDIQHFGSIDDRAARERLGIAPEAYVIFYIGRFDRRKGIETLVRAVAQSQLRARGAPLQLILAGGADPNKPDSEERRRIGDLVSELGLADCTQFPGRVPDAELPAYYAAADVCVVPSHYEPFGLVPIEAMASGTPVVGSNVGGLQFTVVPEETGLLVPPQAVEAFSQAIDRVLGNPEWRRQLGANARQRVVDRFSWSGVAAQLGDLYERVIAEAASRAPVGA
- a CDS encoding amino acid ABC transporter substrate-binding protein, translated to MGSQELPDFSTSDGSDTQSSGQALKIGTLLPVTGDLSSIGQNMPKAVRMAVERANSCQGVNGQPIELVTEDSQTDPAAGSAAASKLAQADSVDAIVGAFSSGVSSASVDVAVRNQVMMVSPGSTSPTFTQRAQEGDFNGFWARTAPPDTYQARALAKLADKRGFKRVSTAVINNDYGVGFEREFTQAFERLGGTIANGSNPVRYPLKAATLDSEAQAAFGNGDPDAVMAAVYQETGSLLLKAAYQQGLMENTQVLLTDGVKSQEFVEQVGQTPGGRPIIAGALGTVPAANGDALQALESRWQEQTGDSLTAFIPHTWDATALIALAAQAAGESSGPAIKDRIRDVATPPGQAVSDLCQELELLRQDQSINYQGASGNVDLNEYGNVVEVYDVWQVREDGSIETVDRVEPQLESSN